One Fusobacterium ulcerans DNA segment encodes these proteins:
- a CDS encoding PTS sugar transporter subunit IIB, with amino-acid sequence MIKILTVCGNGIGSSLMCAMKIEEICKEEGIEADVSSSDFNSVSGKGADLIVTVKQLADQLSGYNVAEIRSYTNKKKIKEDVLDKIKELVK; translated from the coding sequence ATGATAAAAATATTAACAGTATGTGGAAATGGAATCGGAAGCAGCTTAATGTGTGCTATGAAGATTGAAGAAATATGTAAAGAAGAAGGAATCGAAGCAGATGTATCATCATCAGATTTTAACTCTGTATCAGGAAAAGGAGCAGATTTAATAGTAACTGTAAAACAACTTGCAGATCAACTTTCTGGATACAATGTAGCAGAAATCAGAAGTTACACAAATAAGAAAAAAATCAAAGAAGATGTACTTGATAAAATTAAGGAATTAGTAAAATAA
- a CDS encoding PTS sugar transporter subunit IIA yields the protein MLKNAVKGRVNIVENVNDWKEAITLAAKPLVEDGSVENSYIDAMIANVNKFGTYIVIAPKVAMPHSRPEDGVNKNCVSLLKVNEGVLFEGEEEKVYVFFVLGAVNSDSHIETLMELMELIEDEEKIDEIIEAGNVQEIMDLI from the coding sequence ATGTTGAAAAATGCAGTTAAGGGAAGGGTAAATATAGTAGAAAATGTAAATGACTGGAAAGAAGCAATAACTTTAGCAGCAAAGCCATTAGTAGAAGATGGAAGTGTTGAAAATTCATATATAGATGCAATGATAGCCAATGTAAATAAGTTTGGAACATATATAGTAATTGCACCAAAAGTAGCTATGCCACACTCTAGACCAGAAGATGGAGTGAATAAAAATTGCGTATCTTTGCTGAAGGTAAATGAAGGGGTTCTTTTTGAAGGAGAAGAGGAAAAAGTCTATGTATTCTTTGTATTGGGAGCAGTAAACAGTGATTCTCATATAGAAACTCTTATGGAACTTATGGAGTTGATAGAAGATGAAGAGAAGATAGATGAAATTATTGAAGCAGGAAATGTTCAAGAAATAATGGATTTAATTTAA
- a CDS encoding BglG family transcription antiterminator has protein sequence MLSRKSIDLLHFLLKEKRNVSLKELSDHFELSERSIRYEIEKIQKELSAKDGFEFIISKGECFVDDYTALEKYLNESRQDYIFSPKEREIYILLKICFEREINQNVISEELDTSRSTIKVHLRDIKKVLDEYNLELELLHKKGLGVTGEEEKIRQCTLKIMNMVKKSNSSFLKNILDDYLEEIDIEGVKLFINYCQKLMNKIVSDEAFDIISKYLILAIYFNKKGYKITSIKNYNFLKNTSEFECVEKSRALLEGFYEIELSEEEYLKITDYFLGSHTYNISYSYYENWVEIEMIVKNFINKINEKLDVDISADETLMTGLVNHIKPTIYRLKNGIELENTIYEEVVESYPNLFSLIKGSVGELEDFINNKFTNDEIAFITIHFKAAIDRNIKKKREKVKVLVVCGSGYGSSKLLAQQLKDMYRVEIIDTIPRYLLEKVNKRTDIDLILTTIPLDDFDTDKTIIKVNPILNKEDMFKLDNYPISRDSKKIIFSELIEVIEKNSKIKADEKLLGALKTFLDSKLIDDLFHKKITISDLLSEKRIKLKGKAANWREAIREAGELLLKDGCIEEEYIDNMIKLVDDFGNYIMLIPNVIFPHTKSKDLVKKTAFSIVTYDKRIDFIDEEKIGLVICFCVKDEREHLDSLIEIVEKIEENNLEEKIRRSKTAKDVIKYLTN, from the coding sequence ATGCTGTCAAGAAAATCAATAGATTTGCTGCATTTTTTACTTAAAGAAAAGAGGAATGTATCTTTGAAAGAACTTTCAGATCATTTTGAATTAAGTGAAAGAAGCATAAGATATGAAATAGAAAAGATACAAAAAGAGCTTTCAGCAAAAGATGGATTTGAATTCATTATTTCTAAAGGTGAATGCTTTGTTGATGACTATACAGCATTAGAAAAATATCTTAATGAGAGTAGGCAGGACTATATTTTTTCTCCAAAAGAGAGAGAAATATATATATTGTTGAAGATATGCTTTGAAAGAGAGATTAATCAAAATGTAATATCAGAAGAGCTTGATACAAGCAGAAGTACTATAAAAGTTCACCTGAGAGATATAAAAAAAGTGCTGGATGAATACAATTTAGAGTTGGAGCTTTTGCATAAAAAAGGTCTTGGAGTAACAGGAGAAGAGGAAAAAATTCGTCAATGTACTTTAAAGATTATGAATATGGTAAAAAAATCCAACAGCAGTTTCTTAAAAAATATACTGGATGATTATTTGGAAGAGATAGATATAGAAGGGGTAAAACTTTTTATAAATTATTGTCAGAAACTTATGAATAAAATAGTTTCAGATGAAGCTTTTGATATAATATCTAAGTATTTGATACTTGCAATATACTTTAATAAAAAAGGGTATAAAATTACAAGTATAAAAAATTATAATTTTTTAAAAAATACTTCAGAGTTTGAATGCGTGGAAAAATCAAGAGCACTTTTAGAAGGATTCTATGAGATAGAGCTTTCAGAAGAAGAGTATCTAAAGATAACAGATTATTTTTTAGGGAGCCATACATATAATATCTCTTACTCTTATTATGAAAACTGGGTAGAGATAGAAATGATAGTGAAGAACTTTATAAATAAGATAAATGAAAAGTTAGATGTAGATATATCAGCAGATGAAACTCTTATGACAGGGCTGGTAAATCATATAAAGCCAACTATTTATAGACTGAAAAATGGAATAGAACTGGAAAATACTATTTATGAGGAAGTTGTAGAAAGCTATCCAAACCTTTTTTCATTGATAAAGGGAAGTGTAGGAGAGCTTGAAGATTTCATAAATAATAAATTTACAAATGATGAAATAGCTTTTATTACAATACATTTTAAAGCTGCAATAGACAGAAATATAAAAAAGAAACGTGAAAAAGTAAAAGTGTTAGTTGTGTGCGGTTCAGGGTATGGAAGTTCAAAACTTCTGGCACAGCAGCTAAAGGATATGTATAGGGTAGAAATTATAGATACTATTCCAAGGTATCTTCTGGAAAAAGTAAATAAGAGAACTGATATAGATTTGATACTGACTACTATTCCATTAGATGATTTTGATACTGATAAAACTATTATAAAAGTAAATCCAATTTTAAATAAAGAGGATATGTTCAAACTGGATAATTACCCAATATCAAGAGACAGTAAAAAGATAATATTTTCTGAATTGATAGAAGTGATTGAAAAAAACAGCAAGATAAAAGCAGATGAAAAACTGTTGGGAGCTTTAAAAACTTTTCTGGACAGTAAGCTGATAGACGATCTTTTTCATAAAAAAATTACAATCTCTGACCTGCTGTCAGAAAAAAGAATAAAGTTAAAAGGAAAAGCTGCAAACTGGAGAGAAGCTATAAGAGAAGCTGGAGAACTACTGTTGAAAGATGGCTGTATAGAAGAGGAATACATTGACAATATGATAAAGCTGGTAGATGATTTTGGAAATTATATAATGCTTATTCCAAATGTTATCTTTCCTCATACAAAGTCAAAAGATCTGGTGAAAAAAACAGCATTTTCTATAGTTACTTATGATAAAAGAATAGATTTTATAGATGAAGAAAAAATTGGACTGGTAATATGTTTCTGCGTAAAAGATGAAAGAGAACATCTGGATAGTCTGATAGAAATTGTAGAAAAAATTGAAGAAAATAATCTGGAAGAAAAAATAAGAAGAAGTAAAACAGCAAAAGATGTAATAAAATATTTAACTAACTAG